The DNA window GACCTGTGCACGGGCCGAACCTGGTCGCGTCGTCCACTCACGGGGCCTGTGCAACCGGGGAGCTCGCGGTTTTGCCGAGATGGCCACTGTTGCTCGCGTCTCTTTGGTCGGCTCGGTTCGGTGTTGTTCGGTGTTCTTGGCTGGTGGTGCAGATCACCTCGTGGGTCGCTGCTCACCTGTACGTACGGAGCGGATTAGAACTTCGTGTCCCCGCGTCAGGTTCTGCGCTGCCCTCGAGCGTCAGGAGAAGCGCCGCTCGTGATCCAGGCTCTCGAGGGAGATTCCGTCGATTGCCGAGGAGCGCACCCGCCACAGCGTCGCTGTCCGGTCCGTGCCCACGCCGTAGTGGATGCGGACGTCACGGAAGTGCAGGAATGGCGCCGTGCCGTCCACCTCCTCGGGAAGCGCCATGACCTGCGCACGCAGCCCCTCCAGGCCTTCGGCCACGGCCTTGCTCTGCTCGCCTTCGGCAGCGCGGGTCCCGGCGATGACCTGCTCCAGGAGTCGCTTCAGATACTCGCCTTCCGAGATGAGGACGCCGCTCATCAGCAGGCCTTGCGTGTGGAACGTCAGCCGGATCGTCACCCCCACGGCCACGAGGGGCCGCAAGAGCAGCGGGAGGATCTCTTCCTGATCGGTTCGCTCGGACATGGTCGCCTCGTTCGGGGGCTGCGCCCCCTGCTCAGGGGCTGGACCTGCGTACCCTAAACCAGGAGCCTGTCAGCCCCCTACGCTGCCCTTGGTGGTTCCCGGTTTTGTTCGGTGCTCTACGAGCGCTTCGGCGCGATCGGGAGCTGCCGGATCCGGTTGCCGGTGAGCGCGAACAGGGCGTTCGCGATCGCGGGCGCGACGGGCGGCACGCCGGGTTCTCCGACGCCACCAGGGACCTCTTCGTTCTCCACGATGTGCACGTGGATGCGGCGCGGGGCCTCGCCGATGCGGACCACGGGGTAGTCGCGGAAGTTGGTCTGCTCGACGGCGCCCTTCTTCATCGTGATCGCCCCGTGGAAGGCCACGCTCATGCCGAAGATGACGGCGCCTTCCATCTGCGCGCGCACGCGCTCGGCGTTCACGATGGTCCCGGCGTCGGCGACCAGCCACACCTCGTCGATGTGGGGTTGCCCATCCTTGCCGCGCACCGCCGAGGCGACCACGGCGACGGCCGTCAGGAAGCTGCGGTGAGCGGCGAGACCGAGGACGCGGCCTGCCTTCTTCCTGCCGTCCCAGCCCGACATCTCGGTCACGCGCTCGATGACCTTGCGGAAGCGTCCGACGTCGACCGGGTGCTGCTCGATGGGGGTGCCGTAGTTGGGGATCTTCTTCACCCCGGCTTCCTGAGGCGTGAGGATGCGTGGCGGGCCCAGCACGTCCAGCCAGGTGTCGCGCGGGTCCTGGCCGCGCGCGTGCGCAATCTCGTCGACGAAGCTGCCGATCGCGAACGAGTGGAAGATGTTGCAGACCGACCGCATCCAGCCGATGCGCACGTGTGCCTTCGCCTCGCAGGCCTCGACCTGCACGTTGGGGATGGCGAGCGGGAGGTCGAGCAGGCCCTGGCCCATCTCCCCTTCGGACGGGCGCTTCTGGCTGACGTCGAACGTCGACGGGATCGGCGGGAACGCCGAGCGGTGGCGCCAGGCGACGAGCTTGCCGTCGGCGGCGAGGCCGGCCTTCAGCGTCTGGGCGCTCACCGTGTGGTAGTAGGCGTGCTGGAGGTCGTCCTCGCGCGTCCACTGCACGCGCACCGGCACGCCCATGGCTTTCGACAGGAGCGCGGCCTCCGACACGAAGTCCGGCTTGGACTTCCGGCCGAAGCCGCCGCCGAGCAGCGTGACGTGAACGGTCACCTTGCTCTCGTCGACACCCAGCGCGCGGGCCACCTCGGTGATCGCCGCCTGAGGGTTCTGCGTCGCGGCCCAGGCCTCGCACGCGCCGTCCTTGAAGTGGGCCACCGCGGCGGGCGGCTCCATCGCGGCGTGGGCGAGGTGGGGCAGGTAGTACTCCGCCTCGATCGTGCGGGCGGCGCTGGCGAGCGCGCCATCCACGTCGCCCACCTTGCGCATCACCTCGCCGGGGACGCGCACGGCGGCGAGCAACCCCTCGCGGTAGGTCCCCGAGTCGTAGCTCGCGTTCTCGCCGTCATCCCAGGTCACCGACAGCGCCGCGCGCCCCTGGATGGCCGCCCACGTATGATCGGCGATCACGGCGACGCCGCCGAGCGGCTGGAACACCGGGGCGCCCGTGAAGGCCGGGATCTCCAGCACCTTGCGCACGCCTGGCACGGCGAGCGCCCTGGTCGCGTCGAACTTTGCCACCTTGCCACCCACCACGGGGGGACGCAGCACCACGGCCGTCAGCATCCCAGGCAGCCGGACGTCGGCGCCGAACTTGCCGCGTCCGGTCACGATGTCCGGCCCGTCGCGCAGCGGCAGCGCCGTGCCCACGTGCTTCAGCTCGTTCCTGGGGCGCAGCTTCACCTTCTTCGCGTCGGGGACGGGCAGCTTCCCGGCGTCGCCTGCCAGCTCACCGAAGCCGAGGGAGCGCTTCGTCCTGCTGTGCCACACGGCGTGCTCCCGCGCCTCGCACTCGCCTGCCGGGACCCGCCACCGTTTCGCCGCAACCGCGACGAGCTGCACCCGAGCGACGGCGCCCATCTGCCGCAGCTTCGTCCAGTCGTTGCGGATGCTGCGTGAGCCGTCGGTGTTCTGGTCGCCGTACTTCTTGTCGCCGTCGGCTTGCACCACCTTCACCCGGCCGAGATCCGCGCCCAGCTCGTCGGCGATGACCACGTGGAGCGAGCTGCGCACGCCCTGGCCCATCTCCGAGCGGTGACAGACCACGACCACCGCGCCGTCCGTCGCGACGTGGACGAAGGGGTTGGGCGTCAGCCCGTCGGCTGCCGGCGGCGTTGCGACAGGCGCAGCCTCCGCGATGCCTTCGTCGAGGAGTCCCAGCGTCAAGCCCGTGGCGACGAAGCCCAGCCCTTGCAAGAAGGAGCGCCGTCGCATCGAGACGTCAGCCACTCGCGCGCCCATCACTCCTCCTTCGGCAGCCCGGCGGCGACCCGGACCGCGGCGCGGATGCGGGTGTACGTGCCGCACCGGCAGATGTTGCCCGCGAGCGAAGTGTCGATCTCCTCGTTCGTGGGCCGTGGCTTCTTCGAGAGCAGCGCGGCGGCGCTCATGATCTGGCCGGACTGGCAGTAGCCGCACTGCGGGACTCCCAGCTCGACCCACGCCTTTTGCAGCGGGTGGCTGCCATCAGCGGAGAGCCCCTCGATCGTGGTCACGCTCTTGCCGGCTGCGCGCCGCACGGGCGTCACGCACGCCCGCACCGCCTCGCCGTCCAGGTGCACCACGCAGGCACCGCACAGGGCTTCGCCGCACCCGTATTTGGTCCCCGTCAGGCCGAGCAGATCGCGCACCACCCAGAGCAGCGGCATCTCCGGATCGGCGTCGATCTTGTACCCCGTTCCGTTCACGCTGAGGGTGATCATCGTCGCGCTTCCTCCTCGGGGCAGATGGCCCCCGTGTCGATCCACGCGGCCACGAGGGCGCCGAACACCGCCTGCGAGCCAGGGGCGGGCTCCCGATCCGCACCAGGGTTCCATCCCCAGGCCACGAGCGGATCGTGCGCCGTGTGCTTTGCGATCTCGGCGAGCGTCTTGCCGCCGTTGCGCTTCGGGTCCTTGATCTGCGCGCAGATGGCCGCCGGCGTTCGCCCGAGCCACGCCATCTCGATTGGCGCCAGGTGCCAGTCCGGTGCGCCAGGGACCCTGGAGTGCGCGAGGTTCTTGTCCTGATGGCAGGAGCCGCACTGCAGCGCCGGTACGCCGTGGTTGTCTGGCCCTCGCACGACCGGAGGCGAGTGCAGCTCGGCGCGCTCGCGCTGGCGCGGCTGATCGTCGTGAGGGTGGCAGTTCACGCAGCGCGGGTGCGTCAGCACCTTGGCCGCTTCCAGAAAGAGCGCTTTCGAGCGCGCCTCCTCGCTGGGCATCCGGGCGAAGGCCTCAGGGCCGAGCAACTCACCAGGCGGCGCC is part of the Chondromyces crocatus genome and encodes:
- a CDS encoding xanthine dehydrogenase family protein molybdopterin-binding subunit, with the protein product MRRRSFLQGLGFVATGLTLGLLDEGIAEAAPVATPPAADGLTPNPFVHVATDGAVVVVCHRSEMGQGVRSSLHVVIADELGADLGRVKVVQADGDKKYGDQNTDGSRSIRNDWTKLRQMGAVARVQLVAVAAKRWRVPAGECEAREHAVWHSRTKRSLGFGELAGDAGKLPVPDAKKVKLRPRNELKHVGTALPLRDGPDIVTGRGKFGADVRLPGMLTAVVLRPPVVGGKVAKFDATRALAVPGVRKVLEIPAFTGAPVFQPLGGVAVIADHTWAAIQGRAALSVTWDDGENASYDSGTYREGLLAAVRVPGEVMRKVGDVDGALASAARTIEAEYYLPHLAHAAMEPPAAVAHFKDGACEAWAATQNPQAAITEVARALGVDESKVTVHVTLLGGGFGRKSKPDFVSEAALLSKAMGVPVRVQWTREDDLQHAYYHTVSAQTLKAGLAADGKLVAWRHRSAFPPIPSTFDVSQKRPSEGEMGQGLLDLPLAIPNVQVEACEAKAHVRIGWMRSVCNIFHSFAIGSFVDEIAHARGQDPRDTWLDVLGPPRILTPQEAGVKKIPNYGTPIEQHPVDVGRFRKVIERVTEMSGWDGRKKAGRVLGLAAHRSFLTAVAVVASAVRGKDGQPHIDEVWLVADAGTIVNAERVRAQMEGAVIFGMSVAFHGAITMKKGAVEQTNFRDYPVVRIGEAPRRIHVHIVENEEVPGGVGEPGVPPVAPAIANALFALTGNRIRQLPIAPKRS
- a CDS encoding (2Fe-2S)-binding protein is translated as MITLSVNGTGYKIDADPEMPLLWVVRDLLGLTGTKYGCGEALCGACVVHLDGEAVRACVTPVRRAAGKSVTTIEGLSADGSHPLQKAWVELGVPQCGYCQSGQIMSAAALLSKKPRPTNEEIDTSLAGNICRCGTYTRIRAAVRVAAGLPKEE
- a CDS encoding Isoquinoline 1-oxidoreductase subunit, producing MDRRLIYSFLFIAGCSGANTNTPPPTESPPQAPPGELLGPEAFARMPSEEARSKALFLEAAKVLTHPRCVNCHPHDDQPRQRERAELHSPPVVRGPDNHGVPALQCGSCHQDKNLAHSRVPGAPDWHLAPIEMAWLGRTPAAICAQIKDPKRNGGKTLAEIAKHTAHDPLVAWGWNPGADREPAPGSQAVFGALVAAWIDTGAICPEEEARR